One region of Halohasta litchfieldiae genomic DNA includes:
- a CDS encoding single-stranded-DNA-specific exonuclease RecJ, protein MATVHPVGALADTASACAERLRAADSVLLASHIDADGLTSAAIAATALERAGISFETVFSKQLDEAELESIAATDHETVLFTDFGSGQLDLIAAHETAGDFIPVIADHHQPADATTEFHLNPLLVDINGASELSGAGASYVLARALEATDSDDAVDNRDLAALAVVGAVGDMQAGVDGLRGANTDIVKEGIEAGVIEEMTDLTLYGKQTRPLPKLLEYASDARIPGISNDASGAIEFLSELDLDLKVDDEWRCWVDLSDDERQTVASALVRRAVSSGVPSGRINDLIGTSYQLSREEPGTELRDVSEFSTLLNATARYERADVGLAVCLGDRDEALDRARHLLRNHRRNLSEGLEWVKTEGISAEDHLQWFDAGDEIRETIVGIVAGMAVGAPGVRRDLPIIAFAEKSDTEIKVSSRGSHQLIRNGLDLSEVMREASRAVGGDGGGHDVAAGATIPTGTQVEFIDHANELVGAQLGGSAD, encoded by the coding sequence GAACGGGCGGGAATCTCCTTCGAGACCGTTTTCTCGAAACAACTCGACGAGGCGGAACTCGAATCTATCGCCGCCACCGACCACGAAACGGTTTTGTTTACTGACTTCGGCAGCGGCCAACTCGATCTGATCGCTGCCCACGAGACTGCTGGCGATTTTATCCCTGTTATTGCCGATCACCACCAGCCCGCCGACGCGACCACCGAGTTCCATCTCAATCCCCTCTTGGTCGACATCAACGGGGCCTCGGAACTCTCTGGGGCTGGCGCTAGCTATGTCCTCGCGCGTGCGTTGGAGGCAACTGATTCCGACGACGCAGTCGACAACCGCGACTTGGCCGCGCTCGCAGTCGTCGGTGCGGTCGGCGATATGCAGGCCGGTGTCGACGGCCTCCGCGGAGCAAATACGGACATCGTCAAGGAGGGCATCGAGGCCGGTGTGATCGAGGAAATGACAGACCTCACGCTGTACGGCAAACAGACTCGGCCCCTCCCGAAACTGCTTGAGTACGCCAGCGATGCACGGATTCCCGGCATCTCGAACGATGCCTCGGGCGCAATCGAGTTTTTGTCCGAACTTGATCTCGACCTGAAAGTCGACGACGAGTGGCGCTGTTGGGTCGACCTCTCCGATGACGAGCGACAGACCGTCGCCAGCGCCTTGGTTCGGCGGGCGGTCTCAAGTGGGGTCCCCTCGGGGCGGATCAACGATTTGATCGGCACGAGCTACCAACTCAGCCGCGAGGAGCCGGGGACCGAACTTCGGGACGTCAGCGAGTTTTCGACGCTGTTGAACGCCACCGCCCGCTACGAACGGGCCGATGTCGGCCTCGCGGTCTGTCTGGGCGACCGCGACGAGGCGCTGGATCGCGCTCGCCACCTGCTCAGAAACCACCGACGAAACCTTTCTGAAGGATTGGAATGGGTCAAAACCGAAGGAATCTCTGCCGAGGACCATCTCCAGTGGTTCGACGCTGGGGACGAAATCCGTGAAACCATCGTCGGCATCGTCGCCGGGATGGCCGTCGGCGCGCCCGGCGTGCGACGTGATCTGCCGATCATCGCCTTCGCGGAGAAATCCGACACCGAAATCAAGGTGTCGTCCCGTGGCAGTCACCAACTGATCCGCAACGGGCTGGATCTCTCGGAGGTCATGCGCGAGGCCTCCCGCGCGGTCGGTGGCGACGGCGGCGGCCACGACGTCGCCGCAGGCGCGACGATCCCGACCGGAACACAGGTCGAGTTCATCGACCATGCGAACGAACTGGTTGGTGCACAGCTCGGTGGATCAGCGGACTGA